One genomic window of Tatumella citrea includes the following:
- a CDS encoding LysR family transcriptional regulator: MDSLAGFSVFVQVAETRSFVEAGRLSGVSSSAISKSISRLEEKLGVRLFHRSTRSVTLTAEGAMLLERSRRILAEIEAAEQELVNAIAAPRGRLKVSLPLVSSLLLPVLGEFMSDYPDIELDLDFTDRLVDVIDEGFDAVIRTGTPADSRLIARKLGHFQSVLVASPGYLAENGVPRTAADLISHRCLHFRFPQSGKLDIWPLPRVAGAPELQLPLSMICNNIETRLCLVLQGKGIAFLPDYSVAEHLKNGQLCHVLAGEVQRPGTFHILWPASKYPSPKVRALVDYLTARIFPEQHSTALNG, translated from the coding sequence ATGGATAGTCTGGCCGGATTTTCAGTGTTTGTGCAGGTTGCCGAAACCCGTAGTTTTGTGGAGGCCGGACGGTTGTCCGGAGTATCGTCCTCAGCTATCAGTAAGAGTATTTCCAGACTTGAAGAAAAGCTCGGAGTCCGGTTGTTTCACCGCAGTACCCGCAGTGTCACTCTGACGGCCGAAGGTGCAATGTTACTTGAGCGCAGCCGGCGTATCCTGGCGGAGATTGAGGCCGCAGAGCAGGAACTGGTAAATGCCATTGCGGCTCCTCGTGGACGGTTAAAAGTCAGCCTGCCATTGGTCAGCTCTTTGCTTTTGCCGGTGCTGGGTGAGTTTATGAGTGATTACCCGGATATTGAACTGGATCTGGATTTCACCGACCGACTGGTTGACGTTATAGACGAAGGTTTTGATGCGGTAATAAGGACCGGAACCCCTGCTGATTCAAGGCTGATTGCACGGAAACTGGGACACTTTCAGTCTGTGCTGGTGGCATCCCCTGGTTATCTGGCCGAAAACGGGGTTCCCCGGACTGCAGCGGATCTGATAAGCCACCGGTGTCTGCATTTTCGGTTTCCGCAGAGTGGCAAGCTGGATATCTGGCCGTTACCCCGTGTTGCCGGAGCCCCTGAGTTACAGCTTCCACTTTCAATGATTTGTAATAATATCGAAACACGGTTGTGTCTGGTACTGCAGGGCAAGGGGATTGCATTTCTACCCGATTACTCGGTTGCTGAGCATCTGAAGAACGGGCAGCTTTGTCATGTGCTGGCCGGAGAGGTACAGCGACCCGGCACTTTTCATATTCTCTGGCCGGCAAGCAAATATCCGTCCCCGAAAGTCCGTGCCTTAGTGGATTATCTGACCGCCAGGATATTCCCCGAACAGCACTCAACAGCTCTCAATGGCTAA
- a CDS encoding thioesterase family protein — translation MSIRYLTQHQARALVSDIFVNSMPFNQALGLELEHLDDQEAILTLVNKPALVGNALQKILHGGVIASVLDVAAGLVCVNHALTRQDMISEEELRQRISRMGTIDMRVDYLRPGRGDKFIATARLLRAGNKVAVGRVELHNLQQDYIATATATYLIG, via the coding sequence ATGAGCATCCGTTATCTGACACAGCACCAGGCTCGAGCCCTGGTGAGCGATATTTTCGTGAACAGTATGCCGTTTAATCAGGCGCTGGGCCTCGAACTTGAACATCTTGATGATCAGGAGGCCATTCTGACCCTGGTGAATAAACCGGCACTGGTGGGTAATGCATTGCAAAAAATCCTGCACGGCGGAGTCATCGCTTCGGTACTGGATGTTGCTGCAGGGCTGGTATGCGTCAATCATGCACTGACCCGTCAGGATATGATCAGTGAAGAAGAGTTGCGCCAGCGTATCTCGCGGATGGGTACCATTGATATGCGAGTGGATTACCTGCGCCCCGGACGCGGTGACAAATTTATTGCCACTGCCAGATTACTGCGGGCAGGCAATAAAGTCGCAGTTGGCCGGGTAGAATTGCATAACCTGCAACAGGACTATATTGCTACGGCAACCGCAACCTATCTGATTGGCTAA
- the aphA gene encoding acid phosphatase AphA: MKLRLLALSLCIASVVALQPIAQAKDTVPATTLYQGITAAELSHQQPVHWVSVAQIKNSLQGRPPIAVGFDIDDTVLYSTPGFYRGQKMFSPGSDDYLNNPQFWEKMNNGWDEFSIPKQVARQLISMHLQRGDQVYFITARTPTKTETVSRILQQDFTIPQDKMNPVIFSGFRPGQNTKVSWIKQKNIRIYYGDADSDITAAREAGARGIRVLRASNSSYLPLPKAGDLGEEVITDSEY; encoded by the coding sequence ATGAAATTACGCTTGTTAGCCTTATCGCTCTGTATTGCATCTGTAGTAGCACTTCAGCCTATAGCACAGGCTAAGGATACGGTTCCCGCCACAACGTTGTATCAGGGAATTACTGCTGCTGAATTATCTCATCAGCAACCTGTTCACTGGGTCTCGGTGGCTCAGATCAAAAACAGCCTGCAAGGCCGCCCGCCGATCGCAGTTGGCTTTGATATTGATGACACCGTGCTCTATTCCACCCCGGGATTTTATCGCGGCCAGAAAATGTTCTCTCCCGGCAGCGACGATTATCTGAACAACCCGCAGTTTTGGGAAAAAATGAACAATGGCTGGGATGAATTCAGCATACCGAAACAGGTAGCCCGACAACTGATTTCTATGCATTTGCAGCGGGGAGACCAGGTGTACTTTATTACCGCCCGCACGCCGACCAAAACCGAAACCGTCAGCCGGATTCTGCAACAGGACTTTACTATCCCGCAGGACAAAATGAATCCGGTTATTTTTAGTGGATTCCGCCCGGGGCAAAATACCAAAGTCAGCTGGATTAAACAGAAAAACATCCGGATTTACTACGGTGATGCTGACAGCGATATCACTGCGGCCCGCGAAGCCGGTGCGCGTGGTATCCGTGTGTTACGTGCCAGTAATTCTTCTTATTTGCCGTTGCCGAAAGCAGGTGATCTTGGAGAAGAAGTGATCACCGACTCTGAATACTGA
- a CDS encoding amidase encodes MSDFDELADKSATELKQLMDTRQVAPTEVLESCIRRIEMLNPKVNAFCATSFSQAREEARQAEKSIMRGEQGGLLRGLPIGIKDLEETGGLLTTYGSPLFRNNLPDKDNELVRRLRGAGAIMVGKTNVPEMGAGANTRNPVWGATGNPFNPLLNAGGSSGGSAAALATNMVPLCSGSDTGGSLRIPAAKCGVVGLRTSPGLVPSERKLLGWTPISVVGPMGRTVADTWLQLAATTGLASNDPLSYETAFPSSLTGQPPVSLSSLRIGYTEDFGVCEVDDNIRQVFRSKIEKLKGVFACCEEVEVSMEKAHHCFDVLRAEAFVASLQAAYDKDPELLGPNPRANYEMGIKMTLKDCVQGNAEQTRIFRDFQKLFSRYDLILSPVTPVSAFPWEQPYLESVNGVPLDNYYRWLALTYVVTLATNPALSLPMGMDHQGMPFGMQVIGRFRGDLELMLAAQEIENYCEAHPELKRPRADLQALLSSQVNLLSPVTHPPLSDAHYATVTDSAPAV; translated from the coding sequence ATGTCCGATTTTGACGAACTGGCAGATAAAAGCGCTACCGAGCTGAAGCAACTGATGGATACCCGTCAGGTGGCACCGACGGAAGTCCTTGAATCCTGCATCCGGCGTATAGAGATGCTGAACCCGAAGGTGAACGCATTTTGCGCCACCTCCTTCAGTCAGGCCCGCGAAGAAGCTCGTCAGGCAGAAAAATCGATAATGCGGGGCGAGCAGGGAGGATTGTTACGTGGTTTACCTATCGGAATCAAAGATCTGGAAGAAACCGGTGGTTTACTGACGACCTACGGTTCCCCTTTGTTCCGTAATAATCTGCCAGACAAGGATAATGAGCTGGTTCGCCGCTTACGGGGAGCCGGAGCAATTATGGTCGGCAAAACGAATGTGCCTGAAATGGGAGCCGGAGCAAATACCCGTAATCCTGTATGGGGAGCCACCGGTAATCCGTTTAATCCGTTACTCAACGCAGGAGGCTCGTCCGGGGGTTCAGCCGCTGCGCTGGCGACGAACATGGTTCCGCTGTGTAGTGGATCAGATACCGGTGGGTCATTACGCATCCCTGCCGCAAAATGTGGTGTTGTCGGGCTGAGAACCTCTCCCGGACTGGTGCCCAGTGAACGAAAGTTACTGGGCTGGACCCCGATTTCGGTGGTGGGTCCTATGGGCAGGACGGTTGCAGACACCTGGTTGCAACTGGCAGCCACTACCGGGCTTGCCAGTAATGACCCGTTAAGCTATGAGACAGCATTTCCATCCAGCCTTACCGGTCAGCCGCCGGTCAGCTTATCTTCCCTGCGCATTGGCTATACCGAAGATTTTGGCGTCTGCGAAGTGGACGACAATATCCGCCAGGTGTTCAGAAGCAAAATAGAGAAACTGAAAGGAGTCTTTGCCTGCTGCGAGGAAGTGGAAGTCAGTATGGAAAAAGCGCACCACTGTTTTGATGTGCTGCGTGCCGAAGCATTTGTTGCCAGCCTGCAGGCCGCCTACGACAAAGATCCGGAATTACTGGGTCCGAATCCACGGGCCAATTATGAAATGGGCATCAAAATGACCCTCAAAGATTGTGTGCAGGGAAATGCAGAGCAGACCCGGATTTTTCGGGACTTCCAGAAACTGTTTAGCCGCTATGACCTGATTTTGTCCCCGGTCACGCCGGTGTCCGCGTTTCCCTGGGAACAGCCTTATCTGGAGTCGGTAAACGGCGTGCCGCTGGATAATTATTATCGCTGGCTGGCACTGACTTATGTGGTTACCCTGGCGACGAATCCGGCGCTGTCGTTACCTATGGGAATGGATCATCAGGGAATGCCTTTCGGCATGCAGGTGATTGGTCGGTTCCGTGGCGATCTGGAACTAATGCTGGCTGCGCAGGAAATTGAGAATTACTGTGAGGCCCACCCGGAACTTAAACGCCCGCGGGCGGATTTGCAGGCTCTGCTATCCAGCCAGGTCAATTTACTCAGCCCGGTGACACATCCACCACTGAGTGATGCCCATTATGCTACAGTCACGGACAGTGCCCCGGCAGTTTAA
- a CDS encoding MFS transporter has protein sequence MSTSKQKSVSAFADSVATEAPLPREPLIALAMAAFITILTETLPAGLLPHIASGLRISEALAGQLVTIYAAGSLLTAIPLTLATQTLRRRPLLLAAIAGFVIANTVTTLSENIGLTMAARFVAGISAGLVWALLAGYAARMVPDHQKGRAIAVAMAGAPLALSLGVPAGTLLGNMIGWRLCFAAITLLAGGLMVWIQLRVPDFPGQTRTARLSAGQVLRMPGIRPVLFVILTFILSHNILYTYVSPVLSHVGLAEHTGKVLFIFGVTSLISIWIVGWLIDHHLRRLTLAVPLLFGIAVVVLALSGHHALMVYVAAAVWGLALGGAGTLFQTALLKAAGNAADIAQSMAVTAWNIAIAGGGLTGGILLSQFSVAAFPAVILVLLLAALVVIGSAKKHSFPATGQ, from the coding sequence ATGAGTACTTCAAAGCAGAAATCTGTCTCCGCATTTGCAGACTCCGTCGCCACTGAGGCTCCGCTGCCACGGGAGCCTTTAATCGCTCTCGCCATGGCCGCCTTCATTACCATCCTTACCGAAACCTTACCGGCCGGTCTGTTACCACACATTGCCAGTGGCCTCAGGATTTCAGAAGCACTGGCAGGTCAGTTAGTCACCATTTATGCTGCTGGTTCATTGCTCACTGCTATACCGCTCACTCTCGCCACTCAGACGTTACGGCGCCGCCCTTTATTGCTGGCGGCGATTGCTGGTTTTGTGATTGCCAATACCGTCACCACACTGTCAGAAAATATCGGGCTTACCATGGCGGCACGGTTTGTGGCTGGCATTTCTGCCGGACTGGTCTGGGCGCTACTGGCCGGTTATGCCGCGCGAATGGTTCCTGACCATCAGAAGGGGCGGGCTATTGCGGTTGCGATGGCCGGGGCGCCACTGGCCCTGTCACTGGGAGTGCCGGCCGGAACATTGCTTGGCAACATGATTGGCTGGCGCTTATGTTTCGCAGCAATCACCCTGCTGGCTGGAGGTTTGATGGTATGGATACAACTCAGGGTTCCGGATTTTCCCGGCCAGACCAGGACCGCCAGACTTTCTGCAGGGCAGGTGCTACGAATGCCCGGCATTCGCCCTGTTCTGTTTGTGATTCTGACTTTCATCTTGTCACATAACATTTTGTACACCTATGTTTCGCCCGTTCTGTCTCATGTCGGACTGGCAGAACATACCGGAAAGGTGCTGTTTATCTTTGGTGTGACTTCGCTTATCAGCATCTGGATCGTCGGCTGGCTGATCGACCATCATCTTCGCCGGCTGACACTGGCGGTCCCGTTGCTGTTTGGAATAGCCGTCGTGGTTCTGGCTCTGTCAGGTCATCATGCATTGATGGTCTACGTTGCTGCTGCGGTCTGGGGGCTGGCACTGGGAGGGGCGGGAACGCTGTTTCAGACGGCATTACTCAAGGCTGCGGGGAATGCCGCGGATATCGCTCAGTCTATGGCGGTGACTGCCTGGAATATCGCTATTGCCGGTGGAGGATTAACCGGAGGTATTCTGCTTAGCCAGTTCAGTGTTGCCGCTTTTCCGGCCGTGATACTGGTGTTACTGCTGGCCGCACTGGTGGTGATTGGCTCAGCAAAAAAACACAGTTTTCCGGCCACGGGGCAGTAA
- a CDS encoding MFS transporter translates to MKHRTFLNHPLFAFILLYLGFMISYVDRSAISLSLAHIGKDFHMGPAELGVVLSAFYLGYAVMQIPGGWLADRFGSKAVIIISIGLWSLFTVMTGFAWSLTSLLLIRFLFGLGEGGYPSSAMKGIAELFPRDGRPKMSGFLMSSNYVGSFVAPLIIAPLIIGLGWRNAFFAIGIAGIVFAVIYLLAVPRSATSAQPAIARQRVGAAELLRMPLLWKIVIVWFCLSMVNKGLDAWMPMYLLTARGLDLKTVGFLLPLPFISASIATAMGGWLMTRWFDGREKVLMTLSCVLTGIFIFGMYQAHTTTEVIVFQTIAYFFKSFVFSVAFALPAKILSQRLIGTGIGMVNFGGQAAGFVSPLVIGLIVSATHSYQNVFLFLLGAIAIAIATGMTLSGSKIREVQLANAHEA, encoded by the coding sequence ATGAAGCACAGAACATTCCTGAATCATCCGCTGTTCGCATTTATCCTGCTCTACCTTGGTTTTATGATCTCCTATGTTGATCGTAGCGCCATCTCTTTATCACTGGCGCACATTGGTAAAGATTTTCATATGGGCCCGGCGGAGCTGGGGGTGGTACTGAGTGCATTTTATCTGGGATATGCGGTCATGCAGATTCCGGGGGGCTGGCTGGCTGATCGTTTCGGCAGTAAAGCCGTCATTATTATTTCCATTGGTTTATGGTCACTGTTTACCGTGATGACTGGCTTTGCCTGGTCGCTTACCTCACTGTTGTTGATTCGTTTCCTGTTTGGTCTGGGAGAAGGTGGATATCCCTCTTCAGCAATGAAAGGCATTGCAGAGCTGTTCCCACGTGATGGCCGGCCTAAAATGTCGGGTTTTCTGATGTCGTCAAATTATGTGGGAAGTTTTGTTGCCCCTCTGATTATCGCGCCACTGATTATTGGCCTGGGATGGAGGAATGCATTTTTTGCCATCGGTATCGCAGGCATTGTATTTGCAGTCATCTACCTGCTGGCTGTCCCGCGCAGTGCGACATCCGCTCAACCGGCCATCGCCCGCCAGCGGGTCGGAGCCGCAGAGCTACTGCGTATGCCATTGCTATGGAAGATTGTGATTGTCTGGTTCTGTCTGAGCATGGTGAATAAAGGCCTGGACGCCTGGATGCCAATGTATCTGCTGACTGCGCGAGGGCTGGACTTAAAGACCGTTGGCTTTCTGTTACCACTGCCGTTTATCTCGGCCAGTATTGCCACTGCGATGGGCGGCTGGCTGATGACTCGCTGGTTTGACGGGCGGGAAAAGGTACTGATGACACTGAGCTGTGTACTTACCGGCATCTTTATTTTCGGTATGTACCAGGCTCATACCACTACCGAAGTCATTGTTTTCCAGACCATTGCTTACTTCTTTAAATCTTTTGTGTTCTCAGTCGCTTTTGCCCTGCCAGCCAAAATTCTTTCACAACGCTTAATCGGCACCGGCATCGGCATGGTTAACTTTGGCGGACAGGCGGCAGGATTTGTCTCTCCACTGGTCATCGGGTTAATAGTCTCAGCCACCCACAGTTATCAGAATGTATTCCTGTTCCTGCTGGGGGCAATTGCTATTGCGATAGCTACTGGCATGACCCTGAGCGGGAGCAAAATCCGTGAAGTACAGCTGGCTAATGCCCATGAAGCCTGA
- the corA gene encoding magnesium/cobalt transporter CorA, with product MLSAFKLEENRLTRLEMESDDNTLTSSVWIDLIEPEEQEREYVQEQLGQSLATRPELEDIEASARFFEDEDGLHIHSFFFFEDADDHAGNATVAFTIRDGRLFTLRERELPAFRLYRMRARNQTLIDGNAFELLLDLFETKIEQLADEIENIYTALEKLSRVIMEGQQGEEYDEALSRLAELEDIGWKVRLCLMDTQRALNFLVRKARLPANQLEQAREVLRDIESLLPHNESLFQKVNFLMQAAMGFISIEQNRIIKIFSVVSVVFLPPTLVASSYGMNFEFMPELKWSFGYPGAIVLMILAALAPYLYFKRRNWL from the coding sequence ATGCTGAGTGCATTTAAACTGGAAGAAAATCGGTTAACCCGTCTGGAAATGGAAAGTGATGACAATACACTCACTTCCTCAGTCTGGATTGACCTGATTGAACCTGAAGAACAGGAACGTGAATATGTTCAGGAACAGTTAGGGCAAAGCCTGGCGACCCGTCCTGAGCTGGAGGATATCGAAGCCTCAGCACGTTTTTTTGAAGATGAAGACGGACTGCATATTCACTCATTCTTCTTTTTCGAAGATGCAGATGACCATGCAGGTAATGCCACGGTCGCTTTTACCATTCGCGACGGTCGCTTGTTTACCCTGCGTGAACGTGAACTGCCGGCATTCCGGCTTTACCGTATGCGGGCCCGTAATCAGACGCTGATCGACGGTAATGCTTTCGAGTTATTGCTGGATCTGTTTGAAACCAAAATTGAACAGCTGGCGGATGAGATTGAAAACATCTATACCGCGCTGGAGAAGTTAAGCCGCGTCATTATGGAAGGTCAGCAGGGAGAAGAGTACGACGAAGCCCTGTCACGACTGGCGGAACTGGAAGATATCGGCTGGAAAGTGCGTTTGTGTCTGATGGATACCCAGCGGGCTCTGAACTTCCTGGTCAGGAAAGCGCGTCTGCCGGCCAACCAGCTGGAGCAGGCCCGTGAAGTCTTGCGCGATATCGAATCACTGTTACCGCACAACGAATCGCTGTTTCAGAAGGTTAACTTCCTGATGCAGGCGGCGATGGGCTTTATCAGCATTGAGCAAAACCGGATCATTAAGATCTTCTCGGTAGTGTCGGTGGTATTCCTGCCGCCAACTCTGGTTGCCTCCAGTTACGGGATGAACTTTGAGTTTATGCCGGAGCTGAAATGGAGCTTTGGCTATCCCGGAGCGATTGTGCTGATGATTCTGGCGGCACTGGCACCGTATCTGTACTTTAAACGGCGTAACTGGCTGTAA
- a CDS encoding D-serine ammonia-lyase, producing the protein MVVEKTLYGKTLADWQQSLPLLTPLMAGEPVVWANPALAPFREALADIPLTASDVEAASARLKRFAPLLAQLFPEVAAAQGIIESELVRVPEFAAALTQRYSLADIPQLWLKKDSHLPISGSVKARGGIYEVLFNAEQLAIRHGLLSVTDDYRRLADETCRQLFSQHKIAVGSTGNLGLSIGIAAARLGFATTVHMSADARQWKKDKLRSHGVTVIEYAGDYGLAVEEGRRQAEADPRCHFIDDENSSTLFLGYAVAGERLKAQLDALQITIDAQHPLCVYLPCGVGGGPGGIAFGLKLAFGDHVHCFFAEPTQSPCMLLGMASGLHEAISVTDFGISNHTAADGLAVGRPSGFVGRSMQRMISGCYTVPDEELFSLLRLLDSTEHLQLEPSALAGAPGVARITNANFPDIQFEHAMHLVWATGGGMVPAEEMQHYLATAEQAQ; encoded by the coding sequence ATGGTTGTGGAAAAAACGCTGTACGGTAAAACTCTGGCTGACTGGCAGCAAAGCCTGCCGTTACTTACCCCATTGATGGCAGGAGAGCCGGTGGTCTGGGCCAACCCTGCCCTGGCCCCGTTCAGGGAGGCTCTCGCCGATATACCACTTACGGCGAGTGATGTGGAAGCGGCCAGCGCCCGGCTGAAACGTTTTGCTCCCCTGCTGGCGCAACTGTTTCCTGAAGTTGCTGCTGCGCAGGGAATTATTGAATCTGAACTGGTCAGGGTACCGGAATTCGCCGCCGCATTGACCCAACGCTATTCACTGGCAGATATCCCACAACTGTGGCTGAAAAAAGACAGCCATTTACCCATTTCCGGCTCAGTGAAGGCGCGTGGTGGTATCTATGAAGTATTATTCAATGCTGAACAGCTGGCTATCCGGCATGGTCTGCTTAGCGTGACGGATGACTACCGGCGACTGGCCGATGAAACGTGCCGCCAGTTGTTCAGCCAGCATAAAATTGCCGTTGGCAGTACCGGAAATCTGGGGCTGTCTATTGGCATTGCTGCTGCCAGACTGGGATTTGCGACCACCGTGCATATGTCTGCAGATGCCCGGCAGTGGAAGAAAGACAAACTCCGCAGCCATGGCGTCACCGTCATTGAATATGCAGGGGATTATGGGCTGGCCGTTGAGGAAGGACGCCGACAGGCAGAAGCCGATCCTCGCTGCCATTTTATTGACGATGAAAACTCATCCACACTGTTCCTGGGTTATGCAGTCGCCGGAGAGAGGTTGAAAGCTCAACTGGATGCTCTGCAAATCACCATCGATGCACAACACCCATTATGTGTTTACCTGCCTTGCGGTGTGGGTGGTGGCCCTGGCGGTATCGCTTTCGGGCTGAAACTGGCCTTTGGCGATCATGTCCATTGTTTCTTTGCTGAACCCACCCAGTCACCCTGCATGCTGCTGGGAATGGCCAGCGGACTGCATGAAGCAATCTCGGTGACCGATTTTGGTATCAGCAATCACACCGCTGCTGACGGCCTGGCAGTCGGCCGTCCTTCCGGGTTTGTTGGCCGTTCAATGCAGAGAATGATTTCCGGTTGTTATACCGTGCCGGATGAAGAGTTATTCAGCCTGCTGCGTCTGCTGGACAGCACAGAACATCTGCAGTTGGAACCTTCCGCCCTGGCAGGAGCACCCGGAGTGGCCCGAATCACGAATGCTAACTTCCCGGACATTCAGTTTGAACATGCCATGCATCTGGTCTGGGCAACAGGTGGCGGTATGGTACCGGCTGAAGAAATGCAGCACTATCTTGCCACTGCAGAGCAGGCGCAGTAG
- a CDS encoding LysR family transcriptional regulator, translating to MNARILSDTAVLYFMQVVNSGSISEAAARMHVVPSAVSRQISRLENQLATPLFDRQPRGVTLTAAGELLAGYARRTLLDAAQVTNEIQSLRHASELRIKLACTQGFASHFLPFAIAGFRQTVPQSTFLLQVASAREVTRQVREGEVDIGFSFSLGATRDINVVYSQPAPLLALVAPDHALAGRSEISLRELVSYPLALPGFNATLRQLLDIYCSRQGLNYRSVLDSDNLDTLAQFAISGAAVTFGGELFVRHLLKSGALAELNVPELKENHRIIEIQTLASRPLPEAISRFIQHISKVIASG from the coding sequence ATGAATGCCAGAATTCTTAGTGACACTGCCGTACTGTACTTTATGCAGGTAGTGAACAGCGGATCGATCAGCGAAGCTGCCGCGCGGATGCACGTGGTTCCTTCTGCGGTCAGCCGGCAAATTAGCCGGCTGGAAAATCAGCTGGCGACACCGTTATTTGATCGCCAGCCACGTGGTGTGACACTGACTGCGGCCGGGGAGTTACTGGCGGGGTACGCCCGCCGGACATTACTGGACGCCGCACAGGTCACCAATGAGATACAGTCGCTACGCCATGCCTCTGAACTACGGATAAAACTGGCCTGTACTCAGGGGTTTGCCTCACATTTTCTGCCGTTTGCCATCGCCGGATTTCGCCAGACAGTACCGCAAAGCACTTTCCTGCTGCAGGTTGCTTCTGCCCGCGAAGTCACCCGACAGGTGCGGGAGGGTGAAGTCGATATTGGTTTCAGTTTTAGCCTGGGCGCAACACGGGATATTAATGTGGTTTACAGCCAGCCCGCTCCTTTGCTGGCCTTGGTCGCGCCCGATCACGCCCTGGCAGGACGATCTGAAATCTCGTTGCGTGAACTGGTCAGCTACCCACTGGCATTACCCGGATTTAATGCAACGCTACGTCAGTTGCTGGACATTTACTGCAGTCGCCAGGGGCTTAATTACCGCAGTGTTCTGGACTCCGATAATCTGGACACTCTGGCTCAGTTTGCCATCTCCGGTGCTGCCGTGACCTTTGGTGGCGAATTATTTGTCCGCCATTTATTGAAAAGCGGCGCTCTGGCAGAACTCAACGTTCCGGAGCTTAAAGAAAATCACCGCATCATTGAAATTCAGACGCTGGCCAGCAGGCCGTTGCCCGAGGCAATCAGCCGGTTTATTCAGCATATCAGTAAAGTCATTGCCAGCGGCTGA